A genome region from Streptomyces xanthophaeus includes the following:
- a CDS encoding bifunctional glycosyltransferase 87/phosphatase PAP2 family protein, with product MANAAEHSGANGHAGVIGDHGRLGAARLLLWALAGALAVRQAAAVLRVPPAEWLSGFHLPGSLPGSVYDTGQFSDTPFAGLVLRPLVGLAPPSLEVAWTCVTLLCVAAIGLVAARGLPDPVPRRTALLAAPVLTALMMVSLPVREAASPGQTAVLPVLLVLIAVFRVPGDRPAGFLIGLAAALQPALLLFAPLLWLTGRRPTARTAAVTFAGATALSWAAMPRDSWTYWVEHLAGTGLGGAPDGLANQSVHGALLRLGLTGPAEILFYAALAAALVWIGLRRAVRYARDGQLLLAVAVTGCVAVAVSPTGWRHQLLWVLLAVAGKVGKRAGDRPVWPVAVVLAMTLPSTMLLPNLAALAPVRDNVLLLTAVAAACAVPFLPRSSAYWREPVPTEYGRPAAARWARVPLMPFWRRVLSRPNLLLELLLIRVGYSLYSHIRAAAPTSRSLAEGNGSQIHGIERALGIDIEHAVNHAVVNTPWLEAFFNFYYTSFHFVVPLTILAVLYWRRPGDYRWARASLGLATVLALIGFWLYPLAPPRLMPGLGFIDTVHGPQDLANPSYGAMTAISNQYAAMPSLHFGWSLWCGIVIVVLAPKGWQKLLGALHPLITVCAIVATANHWVLDAVGGAAVVSAGFGLVYVLSGPRGLHVSLPAQQRTDGAERPSPAAPGTTVAAEPVAGSRS from the coding sequence GTGGCTAACGCGGCAGAGCACAGCGGTGCGAACGGACATGCCGGAGTCATAGGCGATCACGGCAGGCTCGGGGCGGCTCGCCTTCTCCTGTGGGCACTGGCCGGCGCGCTCGCCGTCAGACAGGCCGCCGCCGTGCTGCGCGTGCCACCGGCCGAGTGGCTGAGCGGCTTCCACCTCCCCGGCAGCCTGCCCGGATCGGTCTACGACACCGGCCAGTTCTCCGACACCCCCTTCGCCGGGCTGGTCCTGAGGCCGCTGGTCGGCCTCGCCCCCCCGTCGCTGGAGGTCGCCTGGACCTGTGTGACGCTGCTGTGCGTCGCCGCCATCGGTCTCGTCGCCGCCCGCGGCCTGCCCGATCCGGTGCCGCGGCGCACCGCGCTGCTCGCCGCGCCCGTGCTCACGGCCCTGATGATGGTCTCGCTCCCCGTCCGCGAGGCCGCTTCACCCGGCCAGACCGCCGTCCTGCCCGTACTGCTGGTGCTCATCGCCGTGTTCCGGGTGCCCGGCGACCGGCCCGCCGGCTTCCTCATCGGCCTCGCCGCCGCACTCCAGCCCGCGCTGCTGCTGTTCGCACCGCTGCTGTGGCTGACCGGACGCCGCCCCACCGCGCGCACCGCCGCCGTGACCTTCGCCGGAGCCACCGCGCTGTCCTGGGCGGCCATGCCGCGCGACTCCTGGACGTACTGGGTCGAGCACCTGGCCGGTACCGGCCTCGGCGGAGCCCCCGACGGCCTCGCCAACCAGTCCGTGCACGGCGCGCTGCTGCGCCTCGGCCTGACCGGACCCGCCGAGATCCTGTTCTACGCCGCCCTCGCGGCCGCCCTCGTCTGGATCGGCCTGCGCCGCGCGGTCCGCTACGCCCGCGACGGCCAGCTGCTGCTCGCCGTCGCCGTCACCGGCTGCGTGGCCGTCGCCGTGTCCCCGACCGGCTGGCGCCACCAGCTGCTGTGGGTGCTCCTCGCCGTCGCCGGCAAGGTGGGCAAGCGGGCCGGCGACCGGCCCGTGTGGCCGGTGGCCGTGGTCCTGGCGATGACCTTGCCGAGCACGATGCTGCTGCCGAACCTGGCCGCACTGGCCCCCGTACGCGACAACGTGCTGCTGCTCACCGCCGTGGCAGCGGCCTGCGCGGTACCGTTCCTGCCGCGCTCGTCGGCGTACTGGCGCGAGCCCGTACCCACCGAATACGGGCGGCCCGCGGCGGCCCGCTGGGCGCGGGTACCGCTGATGCCGTTCTGGCGGCGCGTGCTGTCCCGCCCGAACCTGCTGCTGGAACTCCTGCTGATACGGGTGGGCTACTCGCTCTACTCGCACATCCGGGCCGCCGCGCCCACCAGCCGCAGCCTCGCCGAGGGCAACGGCAGCCAGATCCACGGGATCGAGCGCGCGCTGGGCATCGACATCGAACACGCCGTGAACCACGCCGTGGTGAACACGCCCTGGCTGGAGGCGTTCTTCAACTTCTACTACACCTCCTTCCACTTCGTGGTCCCGCTGACGATCCTGGCGGTCCTGTACTGGCGGCGCCCCGGTGACTACCGGTGGGCGCGGGCCTCGCTGGGGCTGGCCACGGTGCTGGCCCTCATAGGTTTCTGGCTCTACCCGCTCGCGCCGCCGCGCCTGATGCCCGGCCTCGGCTTCATCGACACGGTGCACGGGCCGCAGGACCTGGCCAACCCCTCGTACGGGGCCATGACCGCGATCTCCAACCAGTACGCGGCGATGCCCTCGCTGCACTTCGGCTGGTCGCTGTGGTGCGGGATCGTGATCGTGGTGCTGGCGCCGAAGGGCTGGCAGAAGCTGCTCGGCGCGCTGCACCCGCTGATCACGGTGTGCGCGATCGTGGCCACCGCCAACCACTGGGTGCTGGACGCCGTCGGCGGGGCCGCGGTCGTGTCCGCCGGCTTCGGGCTCGTGTACGTGCTCTCCGGTCCGCGCGGCCTGCACGTCAGCCTCCCGGCGCAGCAGCGCACGGACGGCGCGGAACGGCCGTCGCCTGCCGCGCCCGGGACGACCGTCGCCGCCGAGCCCGTCGCGGGGTCGCGCTCCTAG
- a CDS encoding antitoxin: protein MSMLDKLKDLIKGHPDQARQGVEKAGDAFDAKTGNKYQSQVDTAQQKLNEQIGKQQPPTPGETRPPQT, encoded by the coding sequence ATGTCCATGCTTGACAAGCTCAAGGACCTCATCAAGGGACACCCTGACCAGGCCCGCCAAGGCGTCGAGAAGGCCGGAGACGCCTTCGACGCGAAGACCGGCAACAAGTACCAGAGCCAGGTCGACACGGCGCAGCAGAAGCTCAACGAACAGATCGGCAAGCAGCAGCCGCCCACCCCCGGGGAGACCCGGCCGCCCCAGACCTGA
- a CDS encoding cytochrome P450: protein MSCPALPEGFDATDPDLLQSRVPFPEFAQLRQTAPVWWCPQRRGVTGFDDEGYWAVTRHADVKYVSTHPELFSSTTNTAIIRFNEHIQRDAIDAQRLIMLNMDPPEHTRVRQIVQRGFTPRAIRGLEEALRDRARKIVEEAAATAADGSFDFVTQVACELPLQAIAELIGVPQKDRAKIFDWSNKMIAYDDPEYAITEEVGSNAAMELIGYAMNLSSQRKECPAKDIVTQLVAAEGQGNLGSDEFGFFVLLLAVAGNETTRNAISHGMHAFLTHPEQWELYKATRPSTAAEEIVRWATPVVSFQRTATQDTELGGAKIKAGDRVGMFYSSANHDPEVFTNPDVFDITRDPNPHLGFGGGGPHFCLGKSLAVMEIDLIFNALADTLPNLHLTNTPPRRLRAAWLNGIKELRVTHL, encoded by the coding sequence ATGTCCTGCCCCGCACTGCCCGAAGGCTTCGACGCCACCGACCCAGACCTGCTCCAAAGCCGCGTCCCCTTCCCGGAGTTCGCGCAGCTGCGGCAGACCGCACCCGTGTGGTGGTGCCCGCAGCGGCGGGGCGTCACCGGCTTCGACGACGAGGGCTACTGGGCAGTGACCCGGCACGCGGACGTCAAGTACGTCTCCACGCACCCGGAACTGTTCTCGTCGACGACCAACACCGCGATCATCCGCTTCAACGAGCACATCCAGCGTGATGCGATAGATGCCCAGCGTCTGATCATGTTGAACATGGATCCGCCGGAACACACGCGCGTACGCCAGATCGTGCAGCGGGGCTTCACCCCGCGGGCCATCCGCGGCCTGGAGGAGGCCCTGCGGGACCGCGCCCGGAAGATCGTCGAGGAGGCCGCGGCCACGGCGGCCGACGGCAGCTTCGACTTCGTCACGCAGGTGGCGTGCGAGCTCCCGCTGCAGGCCATCGCCGAACTGATCGGCGTACCGCAGAAGGACCGCGCGAAGATCTTCGACTGGTCGAACAAGATGATCGCCTACGACGACCCGGAGTACGCGATCACCGAGGAGGTCGGCTCCAACGCGGCGATGGAGCTCATCGGCTACGCGATGAACCTCTCCTCCCAGCGCAAGGAATGTCCGGCCAAGGACATCGTCACCCAGCTGGTCGCGGCCGAGGGCCAGGGCAACCTCGGCTCGGACGAGTTCGGCTTCTTCGTGCTGCTGCTCGCGGTCGCGGGCAACGAGACCACGCGCAACGCCATCAGCCACGGCATGCACGCCTTCCTGACCCACCCCGAGCAGTGGGAGCTCTACAAGGCGACCCGGCCGTCGACGGCCGCCGAGGAGATCGTCCGCTGGGCCACCCCGGTGGTGTCCTTCCAGCGCACCGCCACGCAGGACACCGAACTGGGCGGCGCGAAGATCAAGGCGGGTGACCGGGTGGGAATGTTCTACTCCTCCGCCAACCACGACCCCGAGGTCTTCACGAACCCGGACGTCTTCGACATCACCCGCGACCCCAACCCCCACCTGGGCTTCGGCGGCGGCGGCCCGCACTTCTGCCTCGGCAAGTCGCTGGCGGTGATGGAGATCGACCTGATCTTCAACGCCCTGGCCGACACCCTCCCGAACCTCCACCTCACGAACACCCCCCCACGCCGCCTCCGAGCAGCCTGGCTCAACGGCATCAAGGAACTCCGCGTCACCCACCTATAG
- a CDS encoding MDR family MFS transporter yields MAQDVTAQGPGPVLDPEKTGPAAEHPSRDVLVSIGALLLGLLIAALDQTIVSTALPTIVSDLGGMAHLSWVVTAYILASTAATPLWGKLGDQYGRKRLFQYAIVLFLIGSALCGLAQDMPQLIGFRALQGLGGGGLIVLSMAIVGDIVPPRERGKYQGLFGAVFGATSVLGPLLGGLFVDNLSWRWVFYINLPIGLVALVVIAAVLHIPARSAKHTIDYLGTFLIACVATCLVLVASLGGTWGWSSARTIGVAVLGAVVLAGFLLVERKAAEPVLPLGLFRIRTFTLCSAISFVVGFAMFGAMVYLPTFLQIVQGVSPTMSGVHMLPMVIGMLITSTVSGQIVSRTGRWKVFPIAGTAVTAIGLLLLHQLHRTSSTWEMSVYFFVFGAGLGLVMQVLVLVVQNAVSYADLGVATSGATFFRSIGASFGVAIFGTVFTHQLDDKLAASLAGATLPAGASVAQLEADPRAIGALPADLQPQVLDAYATAITDVFLYAVPIVLIAFVIAWFLKEDKLRASVTAPDVTETLASNPVQRSSRDEVARALSVLGTREGRRHVYEKITEKAGYDLLPASSWLLLRIKRYGSVEPAMLAERTNVPLKIVTDAARQVEERGLAVRDGLPLVLTDEGRACATKLAEAREESLAELLGDWWGPDRPTDLVKLVRQINKELCGSDAEEPYDALPRRDHAAH; encoded by the coding sequence ATGGCTCAGGATGTGACCGCGCAGGGCCCGGGCCCCGTTCTCGACCCGGAGAAGACCGGTCCCGCCGCCGAGCACCCCTCCCGCGACGTACTCGTCTCCATCGGAGCCCTGCTGCTGGGCCTGCTGATCGCCGCACTCGACCAGACCATCGTCTCCACCGCCCTGCCGACCATCGTCAGCGACCTCGGAGGCATGGCGCACCTGTCCTGGGTCGTCACCGCCTACATACTCGCCTCCACCGCCGCCACCCCCCTGTGGGGCAAGCTCGGCGACCAGTACGGACGCAAGAGGCTCTTCCAGTACGCCATCGTCCTCTTCCTCATCGGGTCGGCCCTGTGCGGGCTCGCCCAGGACATGCCCCAGCTCATCGGCTTCCGTGCCCTGCAGGGCCTGGGCGGCGGCGGACTGATCGTGCTGTCGATGGCGATCGTCGGCGACATCGTCCCGCCGCGCGAACGCGGCAAGTACCAGGGCCTCTTCGGTGCCGTCTTCGGCGCGACCAGCGTGCTGGGCCCGCTGCTGGGCGGCCTGTTCGTGGACAACCTGTCCTGGCGCTGGGTCTTCTACATCAACCTCCCGATCGGTCTGGTCGCGCTCGTCGTCATCGCCGCCGTCCTGCACATCCCGGCGCGCTCCGCGAAGCACACCATCGACTACCTCGGCACTTTCCTCATCGCCTGCGTCGCCACCTGTCTCGTGCTCGTCGCCTCCCTCGGCGGCACCTGGGGCTGGAGCTCGGCCCGGACCATCGGCGTCGCCGTCCTCGGCGCCGTAGTGCTCGCCGGCTTCCTCCTCGTGGAGCGCAAGGCCGCCGAACCCGTCCTGCCGCTGGGTCTGTTCCGCATCCGCACCTTCACCCTCTGCTCGGCGATCAGCTTCGTCGTGGGCTTCGCGATGTTCGGGGCGATGGTCTACCTGCCGACATTCCTCCAGATCGTCCAGGGCGTCTCACCGACCATGTCGGGCGTCCACATGCTGCCGATGGTGATCGGCATGCTGATCACCTCCACCGTCTCCGGCCAGATCGTCAGCCGTACCGGGCGCTGGAAGGTCTTCCCGATCGCGGGCACGGCCGTGACCGCGATCGGTCTGCTCCTCCTGCACCAGCTGCACCGCACCAGCTCCACCTGGGAGATGAGCGTCTACTTCTTCGTCTTCGGTGCCGGGCTCGGCCTGGTCATGCAGGTGCTCGTCCTGGTGGTGCAGAACGCGGTCAGCTACGCCGACCTCGGCGTCGCCACCTCCGGTGCCACCTTCTTCCGTTCCATCGGCGCCTCCTTCGGCGTGGCCATCTTCGGCACGGTCTTCACCCATCAGCTCGACGACAAGCTGGCCGCCTCGCTCGCGGGCGCCACGCTGCCGGCCGGCGCGAGCGTCGCGCAGCTGGAGGCGGACCCGCGGGCCATCGGCGCCCTTCCCGCCGACCTCCAGCCGCAGGTGCTCGACGCCTACGCCACCGCCATCACCGACGTGTTCCTCTATGCGGTGCCGATCGTCCTGATCGCCTTCGTGATCGCCTGGTTCCTGAAGGAGGACAAGCTCCGGGCCTCGGTCACCGCCCCCGATGTGACGGAGACCCTGGCTTCGAACCCCGTCCAGCGCTCCTCCCGTGACGAGGTCGCCCGTGCCCTGTCGGTCCTCGGCACCCGGGAGGGCCGCCGCCACGTCTACGAGAAGATCACCGAGAAGGCGGGCTACGACCTGCTGCCCGCCTCCAGCTGGCTGCTGCTGCGGATCAAGAGGTACGGCTCCGTGGAGCCCGCGATGCTCGCCGAGCGCACCAATGTGCCGCTGAAGATCGTCACGGACGCCGCCCGCCAGGTCGAGGAGCGCGGGCTCGCCGTCCGGGACGGTCTGCCGCTGGTCCTGACCGATGAGGGGCGCGCGTGCGCCACGAAGCTCGCCGAGGCCCGGGAGGAGTCCCTCGCCGAGCTGCTCGGCGACTGGTGGGGCCCGGACCGTCCGACGGACCTGGTGAAGCTGGTGCGGCAGATCAACAAGGAGCTGTGCGGGTCCGACGCCGAGGAGCCCTACGACGCCTTGCCGCGCCGGGACCACGCCGCCCACTAG
- a CDS encoding GlxA family transcriptional regulator, whose amino-acid sequence MKVAVLALDGVFDSGISAVLDVLHTADVLRGRVAGAPPPAFDIRTVGVQRRVRTGLGHRIDTEPVAVAEDADLLVVPALMERRPDALVEAVASAAHRPARRVLAEARERGTPLATSCTGTFLLAEAGVLDGRRATTSWWLAPFFRDRYRRVTLDETRMVVSSGGVTTAGAAFGHLDLALSIVGTRSPALADLVRHYLVVDDRASQAAYAIPSALARHDPLVAAFEQWARTRLAEPAPIADAARELGVSERTLQRAVARTLGRTPVGLVQDLRVEQAEHLLRTTDLPLAAVARRVGYESPGPLRTLMRRRRDGR is encoded by the coding sequence GTGAAAGTCGCCGTACTGGCCCTCGACGGGGTCTTCGACTCGGGCATCTCCGCCGTCCTGGACGTGCTGCACACGGCCGACGTGCTGCGCGGCCGGGTGGCCGGAGCCCCGCCGCCCGCCTTCGACATCCGTACGGTCGGCGTGCAGCGCCGGGTCCGCACCGGGCTCGGCCACCGCATCGACACCGAACCGGTCGCCGTCGCCGAGGACGCCGACCTGCTGGTGGTGCCCGCGCTGATGGAGCGCCGCCCGGACGCCCTCGTCGAGGCCGTCGCGTCGGCCGCGCACCGCCCGGCCCGCCGGGTCCTGGCCGAGGCACGCGAACGCGGCACGCCGCTCGCCACCTCCTGCACCGGAACGTTCCTGCTCGCCGAGGCCGGGGTGCTGGACGGGCGGCGGGCGACGACCAGTTGGTGGCTGGCCCCCTTCTTCCGGGACCGCTACCGCCGCGTCACGCTCGACGAGACCCGGATGGTCGTCAGCTCCGGCGGGGTCACCACGGCGGGCGCCGCGTTCGGCCATCTCGACCTGGCCCTGTCGATCGTCGGTACGCGCAGCCCCGCCCTCGCGGATCTGGTCCGGCACTACCTCGTCGTCGACGACCGCGCCTCACAGGCGGCGTACGCCATCCCCAGCGCCCTGGCCCGCCACGACCCGCTCGTCGCCGCCTTCGAGCAGTGGGCGCGGACCCGGCTCGCGGAGCCGGCACCGATCGCTGACGCGGCCCGGGAGCTCGGCGTGAGCGAGCGCACCCTCCAGCGCGCGGTCGCCCGTACGCTCGGCCGCACGCCCGTGGGGCTGGTGCAGGACCTGCGGGTGGAACAGGCCGAGCACCTGCTCCGCACCACGGACCTGCCGCTGGCGGCGGTCGCCCGACGGGTCGGGTACGAGAGCCCGGGACCGCTGCGCACGCTGATGCGCAGGCGGCGCGACGGGCGCTGA
- a CDS encoding transglycosylase SLT domain-containing protein, whose amino-acid sequence MSNAIIRRIATSKKALAGTVVALGVAGSMLATVPAQAAPVSAKAIAQQMIKDPAQFAAFDKIISHESGWNHTATNPSSGAYGLAQALPASKMASAGADWKTNPATQIKWGLDYMNDRYGSPVGAWNFWSANHWY is encoded by the coding sequence GTGTCCAACGCCATCATCCGCCGCATCGCCACCTCCAAGAAGGCCCTCGCGGGCACCGTCGTCGCCCTGGGTGTCGCCGGCTCCATGCTCGCCACGGTTCCCGCCCAGGCGGCCCCGGTGAGCGCCAAGGCGATCGCGCAGCAGATGATCAAGGACCCGGCCCAGTTCGCCGCCTTCGACAAGATCATCTCCCACGAGAGCGGCTGGAACCACACCGCGACCAACCCCTCCTCCGGCGCGTACGGCCTGGCCCAGGCCCTGCCGGCCTCGAAGATGGCCTCCGCGGGCGCGGACTGGAAGACCAACCCGGCCACCCAGATCAAGTGGGGCCTGGACTACATGAACGACCGCTACGGCAGCCCCGTCGGCGCCTGGAACTTCTGGTCCGCCAACCACTGGTACTAA
- a CDS encoding GNAT family N-acetyltransferase, translated as MTTHSEHRTPTLSWTVTPEPFTTRDATALRRAYYAEVAGRYWERQVTETEIDQGLLDFPDDGLVPPTGQFVVGRLDGEPLACGGIRLLDPLTAELTRVYVDRRARGTGGGAALLEVLEAEGRALGAERVRLDTRSDLVEARALYARHGYAEIPAYNSGPYADHWFEKRLA; from the coding sequence ATGACCACTCACAGCGAACACCGCACACCCACCCTGTCGTGGACCGTGACCCCCGAGCCGTTCACCACCCGGGACGCCACAGCCCTGCGCCGCGCGTACTACGCCGAGGTCGCCGGCCGTTACTGGGAACGACAGGTCACCGAGACCGAGATCGACCAAGGGCTGCTGGACTTCCCGGACGACGGGCTGGTCCCGCCGACGGGCCAGTTCGTCGTCGGCAGACTCGACGGCGAGCCCCTGGCATGCGGCGGGATCCGCCTGCTCGACCCCCTGACCGCCGAGCTCACCAGGGTGTACGTCGACCGGCGCGCCCGCGGCACCGGCGGCGGGGCGGCTCTGCTGGAGGTGCTGGAGGCGGAGGGCCGTGCGCTCGGCGCCGAGCGGGTCCGGCTGGACACCCGGTCGGACCTCGTGGAGGCCCGCGCCTTGTACGCGCGCCACGGGTATGCGGAAATACCGGCCTACAACTCCGGCCCGTACGCAGACCACTGGTTCGAGAAGCGCCTGGCCTGA
- a CDS encoding PaaI family thioesterase, which produces MSTYETSAPEPHVPLRSRTHTWQPRPEMTPEILGMSGLEILRASLKGELPGASMMSTLGFRLTEAAEGVAVFEGDPGDHLLNPMGTVHGGFLATLLDSALGSSVMTLLPAGTAYTTVQLGVHMIRPVMADTPTLRCEGTALHVGRTTATAEARVTGTHDGKLYAHATTTCAILRVG; this is translated from the coding sequence ATGAGCACCTATGAGACCAGCGCCCCCGAGCCCCACGTTCCGCTCCGCAGTCGTACGCACACCTGGCAGCCGCGGCCGGAGATGACCCCGGAGATCCTCGGCATGAGCGGACTGGAGATCCTCCGGGCGAGCCTCAAGGGCGAGCTGCCCGGTGCGTCGATGATGAGCACCCTGGGCTTCCGGCTCACCGAGGCGGCCGAGGGTGTCGCCGTCTTCGAGGGGGACCCGGGCGACCACCTGCTCAACCCCATGGGGACGGTGCACGGCGGCTTCCTGGCCACCCTGCTCGACTCGGCGCTCGGCTCGTCCGTGATGACGCTGCTCCCGGCCGGCACCGCCTACACCACGGTGCAGCTCGGGGTGCACATGATCCGGCCGGTCATGGCGGACACCCCGACCCTGCGCTGCGAGGGCACCGCGCTGCACGTGGGGCGGACCACCGCCACCGCCGAGGCGCGGGTCACGGGCACGCACGACGGCAAGCTCTACGCCCACGCGACCACGACGTGCGCGATCCTGCGCGTGGGCTGA
- a CDS encoding nuclear transport factor 2 family protein, with protein sequence MSEHPDCALVRRGYEAFGKGDMETMSTLLMADVIHHVPGSNPLSGHHKGRENVLDFYRRLGEETKGTFQVDLESVLADGRGHVMSFHTARADRGDRGIEIRQGLFFTIVGNKITDIDQCTADIDEEDVFWS encoded by the coding sequence ATGTCAGAGCATCCCGACTGTGCCCTGGTCCGCCGTGGTTACGAGGCCTTCGGCAAAGGCGACATGGAGACGATGAGCACGCTGCTGATGGCCGATGTCATCCACCACGTACCGGGCAGCAATCCCCTGTCCGGGCACCACAAGGGGCGGGAGAACGTCCTCGACTTCTACCGCCGCCTCGGTGAGGAGACGAAGGGCACCTTCCAGGTGGATCTGGAATCGGTGCTGGCGGACGGGCGGGGGCACGTGATGAGTTTCCACACGGCACGCGCCGACCGCGGTGACCGCGGCATCGAGATCCGCCAGGGGCTCTTCTTCACGATCGTCGGCAACAAGATCACCGATATCGACCAGTGCACCGCGGACATCGACGAGGAAGACGTCTTCTGGAGCTGA
- a CDS encoding steroid 3-ketoacyl-CoA thiolase: MAAEPVIVEAVRTPIGKRGGALANLHPAYLLGETYRELLARTGIQPDCVEQIVGGTVTHAGEQSMNPARNAWLAMGLPYETAATTVDCQCGSSQQANHMVANMISGGVMDIGIACGVEAMSRVPLGSGSKHGPGKPFPDEWNVDLPNQFEAAERIARHRGLSREDVDRLGLLSQERAAAAWAEERFKRETFAVQVPTTEEEQAAGQGMWRLVDRDEGLRDTSMEALARLKPVMPTAVHTAGNSSQISDGAAAVMWASRKMARALKLKPRARIVAQTLVGADPHYHLDGPIDATRAVLGKAGMSLRDIDLVEINEAFASVVLSWAQVFDQDLEKVNVNGGGIALGHPVGATGARLITTALHELERRDKEFALITMCAGGALATGTIIQRL, from the coding sequence ATGGCCGCGGAACCCGTCATTGTCGAAGCCGTACGCACCCCCATCGGTAAGCGCGGGGGCGCTCTCGCCAACCTCCATCCCGCCTACCTGCTCGGTGAGACCTACCGCGAACTGCTGGCCCGTACCGGAATCCAGCCCGACTGCGTCGAGCAGATCGTCGGCGGAACCGTGACGCACGCCGGCGAGCAGTCGATGAACCCCGCCCGCAACGCCTGGCTCGCCATGGGGCTCCCGTACGAGACCGCCGCGACGACGGTGGACTGTCAGTGCGGCAGCTCCCAGCAGGCCAACCACATGGTCGCCAACATGATCTCCGGCGGGGTCATGGACATCGGCATCGCCTGCGGCGTCGAGGCCATGAGCCGCGTGCCGCTCGGCTCCGGATCCAAGCACGGCCCGGGCAAGCCCTTCCCCGACGAATGGAACGTCGACCTCCCCAACCAGTTCGAGGCCGCCGAGCGGATCGCCCGCCACCGGGGCCTGTCCCGCGAGGACGTCGACCGGCTCGGGCTCCTCTCCCAGGAGCGGGCCGCGGCCGCATGGGCCGAGGAGCGGTTCAAGCGCGAGACCTTCGCCGTGCAGGTGCCGACGACCGAGGAGGAGCAGGCCGCCGGACAGGGCATGTGGCGCCTGGTCGACCGGGACGAGGGGCTGCGGGACACGAGCATGGAGGCGCTGGCCCGGCTCAAGCCGGTCATGCCCACAGCCGTGCACACCGCCGGGAACTCCTCGCAGATATCCGACGGCGCCGCCGCCGTCATGTGGGCCTCGCGGAAGATGGCCCGCGCCCTCAAGCTCAAGCCGCGTGCCCGGATCGTCGCCCAGACACTCGTCGGCGCCGACCCCCACTACCACCTCGACGGGCCGATCGACGCGACGCGGGCCGTGCTCGGCAAGGCCGGGATGTCGCTGAGGGACATCGACCTCGTCGAGATCAACGAGGCCTTCGCCTCCGTGGTCCTGTCCTGGGCGCAGGTCTTCGACCAGGACCTGGAGAAGGTCAACGTCAACGGCGGGGGCATCGCGCTCGGCCACCCCGTCGGCGCCACCGGTGCCCGGCTGATCACCACCGCGCTGCACGAGCTGGAGCGCCGTGACAAGGAGTTCGCGCTGATCACCATGTGCGCGGGAGGCGCGCTGGCGACCGGCACGATCATCCAGCGCCTGTGA
- a CDS encoding antibiotic biosynthesis monooxygenase family protein has protein sequence MPSVVKINALTVPAEQREILEQRFASRAGAVESSDGFEWFELLRPVEGTDQYLVYTRWRSEEDFQAWMEGPMKAAHQGGGEGGGERPKPAASASTVWSFEVVQQAAPKQA, from the coding sequence GTGCCTAGTGTCGTAAAGATCAACGCACTGACGGTTCCCGCCGAGCAGCGGGAGATCCTGGAGCAGCGCTTCGCCTCCCGGGCCGGGGCGGTGGAGAGCTCGGACGGGTTCGAGTGGTTCGAGCTGCTGCGCCCGGTGGAGGGCACGGACCAGTACCTGGTCTACACGCGCTGGCGTTCGGAGGAGGATTTCCAGGCGTGGATGGAGGGCCCGATGAAGGCCGCTCACCAGGGCGGTGGTGAGGGCGGCGGCGAGCGGCCGAAGCCCGCGGCTTCCGCCTCGACGGTGTGGTCGTTCGAGGTCGTGCAGCAGGCGGCCCCGAAGCAGGCCTGA